Proteins from a genomic interval of Arvicola amphibius chromosome 10, mArvAmp1.2, whole genome shotgun sequence:
- the LOC119825659 gene encoding cytochrome c oxidase copper chaperone, with protein sequence MPGLAAASPAPPEAQEKKPLKPCCACPETKKARDACIIEKGEEHCGHLIEAHKECMRALGFKI encoded by the exons ATGCCGGGTCTGGCCGCCGCCAGCCCTGCCCCTCCTGAGGCTCAGGAGAAGAAGCCGCTGAAGCCTTGCTGCGCCTGCCCGGAGACCAAGAAGGCGCGCGATGCGTG CATCATCGAGAAAGGAGAAGAGCACTGTGGCCATCTCATCGAGGCCCACAAGGAGTGCATGCGAGCGCTGGGATTTAAGATATGA